From the genome of Deltaproteobacteria bacterium, one region includes:
- a CDS encoding Rieske 2Fe-2S domain-containing protein, translating into MNRMNEFVDTRQGLLDRQVFFSQDIYEQELERIFARCWLFLGHESQIPNPNDFLATYMGEDPVLLCRGGDGTIRAFLNMCRHRGNRVCRADRGNATSFMCTYHGWCYGNDGKLIGVPGMKEIYSNELDM; encoded by the coding sequence ATGAATCGCATGAACGAATTCGTGGACACCCGACAGGGCCTGCTGGACCGCCAGGTTTTCTTCTCCCAGGACATCTACGAGCAGGAGCTGGAGCGAATCTTCGCGCGCTGCTGGCTGTTCCTGGGCCACGAGAGCCAGATCCCCAACCCCAACGATTTCCTCGCCACCTACATGGGCGAGGACCCGGTGCTGCTGTGCCGGGGCGGGGACGGCACCATCCGCGCGTTCCTCAACATGTGCCGCCACCGGGGCAACCGGGTGTGCCGCGCCGACCGGGGCAACGCCACGTCGTTCATGTGCACCTACCATGGCTGGTGCTACGGCAACGACGGCAAGCTCATCGGCGTGCCGGGCATGAAGGAGATCTACAGCAACGAGCTGGACATG
- a CDS encoding CoA transferase: MKTVKLDAPPLSGVRVLDFGHVLAAPFCTRLLADLGADVVRVESSKHPDFPWPSSYRHADGRHASYLNTNRNKRSVAVDLKHPAGRGIAWRLATAADVVVENFSAGVMERLGLGYELLREGNPRLIFASMSGYGHGGPRRDWTSMNMNLQGAAGLMQVTGAEGDPPTAISNSWNDYIGGLHTCYAVIGALTEREDTGEGIHLDMGQFECSVSMIAPLLLSSAVNGRSPERMGNRSAHFAPQGVYRCAGEDEWCAVSVHDDAQWRALAEAVDEGGPDPRLAGESRFATLSERMRHHDEIDERIEAWTRGHDGAEVETRLRRAGVPAARMRRVQDLAEDGAPSGAYKRMAEPRVGSMLTTALPVAFSESPLPPPTPAPCLGQDTREVLREWLDLRESELAELAGTGALT; this comes from the coding sequence ATGAAGACGGTGAAACTTGATGCGCCTCCCCTGTCCGGCGTCCGCGTCCTCGACTTCGGCCACGTGCTGGCGGCGCCGTTCTGCACCCGGCTGCTGGCGGACCTGGGGGCGGACGTGGTGCGGGTGGAGAGCAGCAAGCATCCGGACTTCCCTTGGCCGTCGTCCTACCGGCACGCGGACGGACGCCACGCCTCTTATCTCAACACCAACCGCAACAAGCGCTCGGTGGCCGTCGACCTGAAGCACCCGGCGGGGCGCGGCATCGCCTGGCGGCTGGCAACGGCCGCGGACGTGGTGGTGGAGAACTTCAGCGCGGGGGTCATGGAGCGGCTGGGCCTGGGGTACGAGTTGCTTCGGGAGGGCAACCCGCGGCTGATATTCGCCAGCATGTCGGGCTACGGCCACGGCGGTCCGCGACGGGACTGGACCAGCATGAACATGAACCTCCAGGGCGCCGCCGGGCTCATGCAGGTCACCGGCGCCGAGGGGGACCCGCCCACCGCCATCTCCAACTCCTGGAACGACTACATCGGCGGGCTCCACACCTGCTACGCCGTCATCGGCGCGCTGACCGAACGGGAGGACACCGGCGAGGGCATCCACCTGGACATGGGCCAGTTCGAGTGCAGCGTCTCGATGATCGCGCCGCTGCTTCTGTCGAGCGCGGTAAACGGGCGAAGCCCCGAGCGCATGGGCAATCGCTCCGCCCACTTTGCCCCGCAGGGCGTCTACCGCTGCGCGGGAGAGGACGAGTGGTGCGCCGTCAGCGTCCACGACGACGCGCAGTGGAGAGCGTTGGCCGAGGCGGTGGACGAGGGAGGCCCGGACCCGCGGCTGGCGGGCGAAAGCCGTTTCGCCACCCTGTCGGAACGGATGCGCCATCACGACGAGATCGACGAACGCATCGAGGCGTGGACCCGTGGACACGATGGCGCGGAGGTGGAGACCCGGTTGCGGCGGGCCGGCGTCCCGGCGGCGCGCATGCGGCGGGTCCAGGACCTAGCCGAGGACGGCGCGCCGTCCGGCGCCTACAAGAGAATGGCCGAGCCTCGGGTGGGCTCGATGCTGACGACGGCGCTGCCCGTTGCGTTTTCCGAGAGTCCCCTGCCCCCGCCGACGCCCGCCCCATGCCTCGGGCAAGATACACGGGAGGTTCTGCGGGAATGGCTGGACCTCCGGGAAAGCGAATTGGCGGAGCTGGCGGGAACAGGGGCGTTGACATAG
- a CDS encoding MaoC family dehydratase N-terminal domain-containing protein yields MSESAETIITDELRRCVGRKGPVRTLGTLSASDVRRYVDATGDVNPLWLDDEFARSAGYKGRLLPPILVGWTPFSIKEPEEGRGSAFDVRRQLPVPAAYTNVRNAGSETEWLKPVYLGEELSCQSHIVDITAREGRMGVGIYVTQLEEVRNAENELVFTRRHTVALFRERKTRE; encoded by the coding sequence GTGAGCGAATCCGCCGAAACGATCATCACCGACGAACTGCGCCGCTGCGTCGGCCGGAAAGGCCCGGTGCGCACCTTGGGGACGTTGAGCGCGTCGGACGTGCGCCGTTACGTGGACGCCACCGGCGACGTCAACCCGCTGTGGCTGGACGACGAGTTCGCCCGCTCCGCCGGTTACAAGGGACGCCTTCTTCCGCCTATTCTGGTGGGCTGGACGCCCTTCAGCATCAAGGAACCGGAGGAGGGGAGAGGGTCCGCCTTCGACGTGCGCCGGCAGCTCCCGGTGCCCGCGGCCTACACCAACGTGCGCAACGCGGGCAGCGAGACCGAGTGGCTCAAGCCCGTGTACCTGGGCGAGGAGCTTTCCTGCCAAAGCCACATCGTCGACATCACGGCGCGCGAGGGCAGGATGGGCGTCGGGATCTACGTGACGCAACTGGAAGAGGTGCGCAACGCGGAGAACGAGCTGGTATTCACCCGGCGCCACACGGTGGCCCTGTTTCGGGAACGGAAGACAAGGGAATGA
- a CDS encoding CaiB/BaiF CoA-transferase family protein translates to MSRIVDLGSLAGAYAARLLAESGHDVIRIDPAGGDAVRRTGPFLGDAPDPEHGAFHHFLNAGKRSFSLNLDSAPGWPLFLELLQTADAVVTSRRLPVDEDDPPKAALVWTDVEEAEDELCAYAHSGLLSLTGHRDGRPTLMGGHIIYLATGIQAAVATAAALRVLRNTGKGQRVRVSMQDCLETFVEQAMVEYTFSGTRTERRGNRGTITAVSGALPCKDGHWVVSQINRPGRWEKFMEWVQDPELMADPSLASDDAQREKKDFILDRVLAWSKQFTKSEIVEEGQRRRFPSSPVSTPLDLTRDPQLIARGYLTEADDPRFGRIPFPRGAVARVRNQEMEPAPTLGQHNREILAELGYSDADHRELAETGAV, encoded by the coding sequence ATGTCACGCATTGTCGACCTCGGCTCTTTGGCCGGCGCCTACGCCGCACGCCTTCTCGCGGAGTCCGGCCACGACGTGATCCGCATCGATCCCGCGGGCGGCGATGCGGTCCGTCGCACCGGCCCGTTTCTGGGGGATGCGCCGGACCCGGAGCACGGGGCGTTTCACCATTTCCTCAATGCCGGCAAACGGAGCTTCTCGCTCAACCTCGACTCCGCCCCCGGATGGCCTTTGTTCCTGGAGCTGTTGCAGACGGCCGATGCCGTGGTGACGAGCCGGCGGTTGCCCGTTGACGAGGACGACCCGCCGAAAGCAGCTCTCGTGTGGACCGACGTCGAGGAGGCGGAGGACGAGTTGTGCGCCTACGCCCACTCAGGGCTGCTCTCCCTCACCGGACACCGCGACGGCCGGCCCACGCTCATGGGCGGCCACATCATCTATCTGGCCACCGGGATTCAGGCGGCTGTCGCCACGGCCGCCGCCCTCCGCGTGCTGCGGAACACCGGCAAGGGCCAACGCGTGCGCGTCTCCATGCAGGACTGCCTGGAAACCTTCGTCGAGCAGGCCATGGTGGAGTACACCTTCTCGGGAACGCGCACTGAGCGGCGCGGCAACCGCGGCACCATCACCGCCGTCTCCGGGGCGCTGCCGTGCAAGGACGGCCACTGGGTGGTGAGCCAGATCAACCGGCCCGGCCGCTGGGAGAAGTTCATGGAATGGGTCCAGGACCCGGAGCTCATGGCCGACCCTTCGCTGGCGTCCGACGATGCGCAACGGGAGAAGAAGGACTTCATTCTGGACCGGGTGCTGGCGTGGTCGAAGCAGTTCACCAAGTCGGAGATCGTCGAGGAGGGGCAGCGGCGCCGGTTTCCGTCGTCGCCGGTGTCGACGCCGCTGGACCTCACCCGGGACCCGCAGCTCATCGCGCGAGGCTACCTCACCGAAGCGGATGACCCGCGGTTCGGACGCATTCCGTTCCCGCGCGGGGCGGTCGCGCGCGTGCGGAATCAGGAAATGGAGCCGGCGCCCACCCTGGGGCAGCACAACCGGGAGATCCTGGCCGAACTGGGCTACTCCGATGCCGACCATCGCGAACTGGCGGAGACCGGTGCGGTCTGA
- a CDS encoding MaoC/PaaZ C-terminal domain-containing protein, translating into MTEQRFLDDVQPGAELVAREYGPLSIIDTVRWAGLQENTQQLHYDRDWVREHAGLRTFIASGAYRQALLMRMLTDWLGPRGRLRKLGIRHTYSTFEGDTMRFAARAVEKSADPADPWIACELEGANQEGRQVLTGRCTLVLPTR; encoded by the coding sequence ATGACCGAGCAGCGATTCCTCGATGACGTCCAACCCGGCGCGGAACTGGTGGCCCGCGAGTACGGCCCGCTGAGCATCATCGACACGGTGCGCTGGGCGGGCCTGCAGGAGAACACGCAGCAGCTCCACTACGACCGCGACTGGGTGCGCGAGCACGCCGGCCTGCGCACCTTCATCGCCAGCGGCGCCTATCGGCAAGCCCTGCTGATGCGCATGCTGACCGATTGGCTGGGACCCCGCGGCCGGCTGCGGAAGCTCGGCATCCGGCACACCTACTCGACCTTCGAGGGCGACACCATGCGGTTCGCCGCGCGCGCCGTGGAGAAGAGCGCCGACCCCGCCGACCCGTGGATCGCGTGCGAGCTGGAGGGCGCCAACCAGGAGGGGCGGCAAGTCCTGACCGGCAGGTGCACGCTGGTTTTGCCCACCCGGTAG
- a CDS encoding tripartite tricarboxylate transporter substrate-binding protein yields MYKRFRMITGLLSGLAFVAALAVPAVAQESFAGKTVKLVVAYSPGGSFDLYTRLIARHLGKHLPGNPSTLVQNMTGAAGMIAANYIYNTAKPDGLTIGAFAGPLVLQHVMGNDAARFDGRKFGWLGVPAPNHSVCSFNQKSGIKNMDDWFGSKREMFISAIGPGTSTSDIPKLMKAALGLPTKVVDGYRGGARARVAVEAGEADGYCGSLHTVKSIWREAFEAGRVNMVVQNTLNVHPDIKDIPRAIDYAKTADARKLLEVADYAHRGQFPYSTPPNMPEARLKLMQKAFIDALNDPALRAEAKKLRLAVDPIDGAETLGSVNKLYGLEPSLIATLKGIVLPKK; encoded by the coding sequence ATGTACAAACGTTTCAGGATGATCACCGGGCTCTTGTCGGGGTTGGCGTTTGTCGCGGCGCTGGCCGTGCCGGCGGTCGCCCAGGAGTCCTTCGCGGGGAAGACCGTCAAGCTGGTGGTGGCCTACTCGCCGGGCGGCTCCTTCGACTTGTATACCCGGCTGATTGCCCGGCACCTCGGCAAGCACCTGCCCGGCAATCCGTCGACGCTCGTGCAGAACATGACCGGCGCCGCGGGCATGATCGCGGCCAACTACATCTACAACACGGCGAAGCCGGACGGCCTCACCATCGGCGCCTTCGCCGGCCCGCTGGTGCTCCAGCACGTCATGGGCAACGACGCGGCAAGGTTCGACGGCCGGAAGTTCGGCTGGCTTGGCGTGCCCGCCCCCAACCACAGCGTCTGCAGCTTCAACCAGAAGAGCGGCATCAAGAACATGGATGACTGGTTCGGCTCGAAGAGGGAGATGTTCATCTCCGCCATCGGTCCGGGCACCAGCACCTCGGACATCCCCAAGCTCATGAAAGCGGCGCTCGGGCTGCCCACGAAGGTGGTCGACGGCTACCGGGGCGGCGCCAGGGCGCGCGTGGCGGTGGAGGCCGGGGAAGCGGACGGGTACTGCGGCTCGCTGCACACGGTGAAATCCATCTGGCGGGAAGCCTTCGAGGCCGGCAGGGTCAACATGGTTGTCCAGAACACGCTCAACGTGCACCCGGATATCAAGGATATCCCGCGGGCCATCGACTACGCCAAGACCGCGGATGCGCGCAAGCTCCTGGAGGTGGCGGACTACGCGCACCGCGGGCAGTTCCCCTACTCCACGCCGCCCAACATGCCGGAAGCGCGCCTCAAGCTGATGCAGAAAGCCTTCATCGATGCCCTCAACGATCCCGCGTTGCGGGCGGAGGCCAAGAAGCTGCGTTTGGCGGTGGACCCCATCGACGGCGCCGAGACCTTGGGCAGCGTCAACAAGCTCTACGGCCTGGAGCCGTCGCTCATCGCAACGTTGAAGGGGATCGTTCTTCCGAAGAAGTGA
- a CDS encoding iron-containing redox enzyme family protein, translating into MIISGMSSREAKARVDEHYRKVAQRWRERVTGSPFMVQLMEGSLPQAALRTFFKNWASYTIEINTVEAASYHKHIAFFRRNRDLMAPMARKLADELLHPEPPGHIHVVLETAKALGIEEDEVYLEPMLAEFRAKIDFKRAILWEGTVAEFYAAGATEEQTGYWSADCFKALTTHYGLTAEQAVYFSTHEEADLKEHEDGVMGHGSFRRLVLQRLLEGGIEVRAGYDLDYCGLTAVDLHGDILNACL; encoded by the coding sequence ATGATCATTTCCGGGATGAGTTCACGGGAGGCCAAGGCCCGCGTGGACGAGCACTATCGCAAGGTGGCGCAGCGTTGGCGCGAGCGGGTGACCGGCTCGCCCTTCATGGTTCAGCTCATGGAGGGAAGCCTGCCGCAGGCCGCGCTGCGGACGTTCTTCAAGAACTGGGCTTCCTACACCATCGAGATCAATACCGTGGAGGCGGCATCCTACCACAAGCACATCGCCTTCTTCCGCCGCAACCGCGACCTCATGGCGCCCATGGCCCGCAAGCTGGCCGATGAACTGCTGCACCCCGAGCCGCCGGGACACATTCATGTCGTGCTGGAGACGGCCAAGGCCCTGGGGATCGAGGAGGACGAGGTCTATCTGGAGCCCATGCTGGCGGAGTTCCGCGCCAAGATCGACTTCAAGCGCGCGATCCTGTGGGAGGGGACCGTAGCCGAGTTCTACGCGGCCGGAGCCACCGAGGAACAGACCGGATACTGGTCCGCCGACTGCTTCAAGGCCCTCACCACCCACTACGGCCTTACCGCCGAACAGGCCGTCTATTTCTCCACCCACGAGGAAGCCGACCTCAAGGAGCACGAGGACGGCGTCATGGGCCACGGCAGCTTCCGCCGCCTGGTGCTGCAACGCCTGCTGGAAGGCGGCATCGAAGTGCGCGCCGGCTACGACCTAGACTACTGCGGCCTCACCGCCGTGGACCTCCACGGCGACATCCTCAACGCCTGCCTTTGA